Proteins encoded by one window of Chloroflexota bacterium:
- a CDS encoding DUF2085 domain-containing protein: MKYIGLFLSGVCHQLPDHSLFVAGIQMPLCARCMGLYLGATLGLCSAWWRGHFHASKLPPGKLLILLLVFLVFWAIDGLNSYFYFLTGRPALYIPNNSLRLAAGMASGLSLSFLVLPLFNSTLWREPEKQRIVSTAGELAVILLQALALGWLLQTDISALLYPLLLASVLSVLSLLTLVNAAILVLLLHREQQARSWREAWLSLALGLVLSVIEVGSLALLRHILASVFPISHL; encoded by the coding sequence TTGAAATACATTGGGCTGTTCTTGAGCGGTGTCTGCCATCAACTTCCAGACCACTCTCTTTTTGTCGCAGGCATCCAGATGCCGTTGTGCGCACGGTGCATGGGCTTGTACTTAGGAGCCACGCTGGGATTATGCTCTGCTTGGTGGAGGGGGCATTTTCATGCTAGCAAGTTGCCGCCAGGAAAGTTGTTGATTTTGTTGCTCGTTTTCCTCGTCTTTTGGGCCATAGATGGACTGAATTCTTATTTTTACTTCCTCACTGGCAGGCCAGCGCTCTACATTCCCAACAATTCCCTGCGCCTGGCTGCGGGGATGGCCAGCGGCCTGTCCCTGAGTTTTTTGGTTTTGCCCCTGTTTAATTCTACTCTATGGCGAGAACCCGAAAAGCAACGCATCGTCAGTACTGCAGGAGAACTGGCTGTGATCTTGCTGCAAGCCCTCGCACTCGGATGGTTGTTACAGACTGACATTTCGGCTTTACTTTATCCCTTGCTTCTGGCAAGTGTGTTAAGCGTTCTATCCCTGCTTACCTTGGTAAACGCGGCTATTCTTGTTCTCCTGCTCCACCGCGAGCAGCAGGCCCGGAGTTGGAGGGAAGCATGGCTTTCTCTTGCCCTGGGGCTGGTGCTCTCTGTCA